A section of the Brevinematales bacterium genome encodes:
- a CDS encoding MFS transporter, whose protein sequence is MSKFGDESKIASIKFVVLLGLVSLFADVVYETARGIMGPYLGYLGANAFAVGIIFGFGEFLGYVLRIVAGVLVDRSRKYWTFVFLGYFTIVSIPLLAIADYWVLAGILIVLERIGKAVRTPSRDTLISIYSRGIGKGLSFGIHEMTDQIGAVLGPLLFYLLLTLGLGYKIGFLLLFVPFVVVMVLLVVAKNFASKIDSKISEDKNDILNNKSSSVYLYLGFILFTSLGFVGFPIVSFHSVKVGLISDNFVPLIYSFVMILDALVAMPIGLLYDKVGIKVMIVIPVLVILTVVFGFSNHIVLLFIGLGIWGVVMSAYETIIRAYIGDSVSISDRGKFYGIFNTLLGVGFGIGNSLVGYLYEVNKVFVILFVVIVEILALIVVTIHIVLSSRKSA, encoded by the coding sequence ATGTCGAAATTTGGGGATGAGAGTAAGATTGCATCAATTAAGTTTGTAGTTTTGCTAGGACTTGTAAGTTTATTTGCAGATGTAGTTTATGAAACTGCTAGAGGGATAATGGGGCCTTACTTAGGGTATCTTGGAGCTAATGCTTTTGCTGTTGGGATTATATTTGGATTTGGTGAATTTTTGGGATATGTTTTGAGAATAGTGGCAGGAGTTCTTGTTGATAGAAGTAGAAAGTATTGGACATTTGTTTTTCTCGGTTACTTTACTATTGTATCTATACCTCTATTGGCGATAGCAGATTATTGGGTTTTAGCTGGTATTTTGATAGTACTTGAAAGAATAGGTAAAGCAGTAAGAACCCCTTCAAGGGATACTTTGATATCAATTTACTCTAGAGGGATAGGTAAAGGATTATCGTTTGGAATACACGAAATGACAGATCAAATAGGAGCAGTTTTAGGTCCATTACTTTTTTATCTATTACTTACATTAGGATTAGGGTATAAAATTGGTTTCTTATTACTTTTTGTACCTTTTGTGGTGGTAATGGTATTATTAGTTGTTGCTAAAAACTTTGCTAGTAAAATAGACTCTAAGATTTCTGAGGATAAAAATGATATATTGAATAATAAAAGTAGTAGTGTTTATTTGTATTTAGGGTTCATACTATTTACGAGTTTGGGTTTTGTAGGCTTTCCTATAGTAAGTTTTCATTCGGTTAAGGTTGGATTAATATCAGATAATTTTGTGCCTCTGATTTACTCTTTTGTTATGATATTAGATGCTTTGGTTGCTATGCCTATAGGATTGTTATACGATAAAGTTGGAATTAAAGTGATGATAGTTATTCCAGTTTTGGTAATACTCACAGTAGTATTTGGGTTTTCTAATCATATTGTTTTATTGTTTATAGGTCTTGGCATTTGGGGTGTGGTTATGTCTGCTTATGAAACAATCATAAGGGCATATATAGGCGATAGTGTATCGATTTCAGATAGAGGGAAGTTTTATGGTATATTCAATACATTACTTGGTGTAGGTTTTGGTATTGGAAACTCTTTAGTTGGTTACCTTTACGAAGTTAATAAGGTTTTCGTAATTTTGTTTGTAGTTATTGTGGAGATTTTGGCACTTATAGTTGTCACGATACACATAGTACTTTCCTCCAGAAAATCAGCGTAA
- a CDS encoding DUF1015 domain-containing protein gives MPLLRPFKATVYNTNLIGDLNLVVAPPYDVISPEQREKYASKSPYNIVHLTLPEGEGDEKYSNAKKKLLSWLLKDILITDKDSGIFIYEQKFTIRAVNYKRRGIVALLKVEDYGNGVFRHEKTFGGPKEDRKKLMEAVEGQLESLFFLYADKENLVNSKIYDMEFDYTAKSVVDENGVKHTLWKLSNKQLESFILDTISKSRIYIADGHHRYETTLNYSKERNGTDDDPFSYVLGTFFNMYSKDLVILPTHRLVKVESFSQETFLTKLSNYFKIGVMNYSDQSIDADVNKLNIVMNDRKQKGLTCFGIYSMYEPSKIYLITLKEELKNGIIQNLSKTLGKEVASLDVSILTEIVLKEVLGLSEEQILSRAYVDYIRSEKEGIQLVKKGIRDIIFVLNPVSIDEVIKVSEGGLVMPQKSTDFYPKIESGLSLFLFREQ, from the coding sequence ATGCCTCTACTTAGACCATTTAAAGCTACAGTATATAACACTAATCTCATAGGTGATCTAAATTTAGTAGTAGCACCACCTTACGATGTTATTTCACCAGAGCAGAGGGAGAAATATGCTTCCAAAAGTCCTTATAACATAGTTCATCTAACTCTTCCTGAGGGCGAAGGAGATGAAAAGTATTCAAACGCAAAGAAAAAATTGCTTAGCTGGCTTCTTAAAGATATACTAATAACGGATAAAGATTCTGGAATATTCATATACGAACAGAAATTCACGATTAGAGCTGTTAACTATAAGAGAAGAGGTATTGTTGCGCTGTTGAAAGTTGAGGATTATGGTAATGGGGTATTCAGACACGAGAAAACTTTTGGTGGACCGAAGGAAGATAGAAAGAAACTTATGGAAGCAGTAGAAGGTCAGCTTGAATCTTTATTTTTCCTTTATGCAGATAAGGAAAACCTTGTTAATAGCAAGATATACGATATGGAATTCGATTATACTGCTAAAAGTGTAGTTGATGAAAATGGGGTCAAGCATACACTTTGGAAGTTGTCTAATAAGCAACTCGAAAGCTTTATACTTGATACTATATCTAAATCTCGCATATACATAGCCGATGGGCATCATAGATATGAAACTACTCTTAATTACTCCAAAGAAAGAAATGGTACTGATGACGATCCTTTTTCTTATGTTTTGGGTACCTTTTTTAATATGTACTCTAAAGATTTAGTAATACTTCCAACTCATAGACTTGTTAAAGTAGAATCATTTTCACAGGAAACTTTTTTGACTAAACTTAGTAATTATTTTAAGATAGGTGTTATGAATTATTCAGATCAATCTATTGATGCAGACGTGAATAAGCTTAACATAGTTATGAATGATAGAAAACAAAAAGGATTAACTTGTTTTGGTATTTATTCTATGTATGAACCGAGTAAGATATATCTAATAACACTAAAGGAAGAACTGAAAAACGGTATTATTCAAAACCTATCTAAGACTCTCGGAAAAGAAGTTGCTTCACTTGATGTATCTATCCTTACTGAAATAGTTTTAAAGGAAGTTTTAGGACTTAGCGAAGAACAAATACTTTCAAGAGCTTATGTTGACTATATACGAAGTGAGAAAGAAGGAATACAGTTAGTTAAGAAGGGGATAAGAGATATTATATTTGTATTGAATCCTGTTAGTATAGATGAGGTTATAAAAGTATCTGAAGGAGGGCTTGTTATGCCTCAAAAATCAACGGATTTCTATCCTAAAATAGAAAGCGGATTATCATTGTTCTTGTTCCGAGAGCAGTAG
- the rny gene encoding ribonuclease Y: MWYEMILVALLSAALTSGIFLTLDRLRIIRAKEKAESILSNAIEEKENLIKLAYKEAEELKNKFLASAKEEINTYRNDVEKDLKNIRKDLQMFERRLASKEEILERKEVYLQRKEKEISIKEKEIRDLENELLSIKESIKRDLEKIASMTQEEARNLLLDNIRRDVEISSMELVKKIEEEHKQIALEKARKIIIDSIQKVALDVVNETVVSTVQLPSDDMKGRIIGREGRNIRAFEMITGVDVIIDDTPNVIALSSFDPIRREIARRTMVKLVDDGRIHPTMIEEVFDRVSKEFEEEIYKIGEQTYIELGIQPMSNEEYKYIGKMKFKHSYSQNILSHSVEVALIAARLAEEMGLDSFSVSTVKKAGLLHDIGKVCNGMEGSHSAVGASLAKSWGYSDKVVNAIASHHGEVEPLYIESSIVTVADAISAARPGARKESIENYIKRLENLERIAISFPNVEKAYAIQAGRELRVFVDSQKVSDEEAKLMAKEIAKKIYEEISFPGQIKVTLIRETRIVETVR; the protein is encoded by the coding sequence ATGTGGTATGAAATGATTTTGGTGGCATTACTATCTGCTGCCCTAACTTCAGGAATATTTTTGACACTAGATAGATTGAGAATAATTAGGGCTAAAGAAAAAGCAGAGTCTATATTGAGTAATGCTATAGAAGAGAAAGAAAATCTTATAAAGCTTGCATACAAAGAAGCAGAAGAGCTAAAGAACAAGTTTCTTGCATCAGCTAAGGAAGAGATAAATACATATAGGAATGATGTTGAGAAAGATCTGAAGAATATAAGAAAAGATCTTCAAATGTTCGAAAGACGTCTCGCTAGCAAAGAGGAAATTTTGGAAAGAAAAGAAGTTTATCTTCAAAGGAAGGAAAAAGAAATATCAATAAAGGAAAAAGAAATAAGAGATTTGGAAAACGAACTTCTTTCTATCAAAGAATCTATAAAGAGAGATTTAGAAAAAATAGCAAGTATGACTCAAGAAGAAGCAAGAAATCTTTTGTTGGACAACATACGAAGAGATGTAGAGATATCATCAATGGAGCTTGTTAAGAAGATAGAGGAAGAGCATAAGCAGATAGCCCTAGAGAAAGCAAGGAAAATAATAATAGATTCAATACAGAAAGTGGCTTTAGATGTTGTAAATGAAACTGTAGTTTCGACAGTTCAACTTCCGAGTGATGATATGAAAGGTAGAATAATAGGTAGAGAGGGTAGAAATATTAGGGCTTTTGAGATGATAACAGGTGTAGATGTGATAATAGATGATACTCCTAATGTAATAGCATTATCTAGTTTTGATCCTATAAGGAGAGAAATAGCACGAAGAACAATGGTAAAACTAGTTGATGATGGTAGAATACATCCAACTATGATAGAAGAAGTGTTTGATAGGGTTAGTAAGGAGTTTGAAGAGGAAATATACAAGATTGGAGAACAAACTTATATTGAGCTAGGTATTCAACCTATGTCTAATGAAGAGTATAAGTATATAGGTAAGATGAAGTTTAAACATAGTTACTCTCAAAACATTTTGTCTCACTCTGTAGAAGTTGCTCTTATTGCTGCTCGGTTAGCTGAGGAAATGGGGCTTGATAGTTTTTCTGTAAGTACTGTTAAGAAGGCAGGGTTGTTACATGATATCGGTAAGGTTTGTAATGGTATGGAAGGTAGCCATTCTGCGGTTGGTGCTAGTTTAGCAAAGTCATGGGGGTATTCTGATAAAGTGGTGAATGCAATAGCATCTCATCATGGTGAAGTTGAACCTCTCTATATTGAATCGAGTATAGTAACAGTAGCAGATGCAATATCTGCAGCTAGGCCTGGTGCAAGGAAAGAAAGTATTGAAAATTACATAAAAAGATTAGAAAATTTGGAAAGAATAGCTATTTCCTTTCCTAATGTCGAAAAGGCTTATGCTATACAAGCAGGTAGGGAACTAAGAGTATTTGTTGATAGCCAAAAGGTTTCAGATGAAGAAGCAAAGTTAATGGCTAAGGAAATAGCTAAAAAAATATACGAAGAAATATCATTCCCAGGTCAGATAAAAGTTACTCTCATAAGAGAGACTAGAATAGTAGAAACCGTTAGATAG
- a CDS encoding DUF1957 domain-containing protein, producing the protein MAKGYWILVLHAHLPFVRHPEYTDSMEERWLFEAMSETYIPLLQVYERLLNEGIDFRITMSITPPLANMLGDSLLQERYERHIQKLVELAEKEVHRTRWLPEFHETAKMYLQHFRDCLNIFYKYNRNLLNGFKMFQDLGKLEIITCSATHGYAPLMEIYPNAVRAQYLVAKRDYERVFGKSPRGIWNAECAYYPGLEEILKEAGIRFFFVDTHGILYADKRPKYGVFAPMYTRNGIAYFGRDLETSKSVWSAKEGYPGDPWYREFYRDLGYDADYDYIRPYIHESGIRLMTGIKYHRITGSDVPLDRKEPYDYGKAMERVWEHASNFIFNRQKQIEYLSSIMDREPLIVSMYDAELFGHWWFEGPQFIYAVAKKCWESRNWDTQVEMITPVEYLQKYPKNQVATPPMCSWGYKGYNEFWLSGPNDWIYRHLHKADEKMIELANKFKNTQDKLIERALNQMARELLLAQSSDWAFIMRTGTTVEYAVKRTKDHINRLYKIYDMVQSGHIDIEWLKYIEYLDNIFPEIDFRYYADK; encoded by the coding sequence ATGGCCAAGGGTTACTGGATATTAGTTTTACATGCTCATTTACCTTTCGTTAGACATCCTGAATACACAGATTCGATGGAAGAGAGGTGGCTTTTTGAAGCAATGTCAGAAACATATATACCGCTCTTACAAGTTTATGAAAGGCTTTTAAATGAAGGGATTGACTTTAGAATAACGATGTCTATAACACCACCACTTGCAAATATGCTAGGAGACTCTCTACTACAAGAGAGATACGAAAGACACATTCAAAAACTTGTTGAACTAGCCGAGAAAGAAGTACACAGAACAAGATGGCTACCCGAGTTTCACGAAACTGCGAAAATGTATTTACAGCACTTTAGAGATTGCCTAAACATCTTTTACAAGTACAATCGTAATCTACTAAATGGATTCAAGATGTTTCAAGATCTTGGTAAGCTAGAAATAATAACTTGCAGTGCTACTCACGGATATGCTCCCCTTATGGAGATTTATCCAAACGCTGTTAGAGCTCAATACCTTGTAGCAAAAAGAGACTATGAAAGAGTATTTGGAAAATCTCCAAGAGGTATATGGAACGCAGAATGTGCTTACTATCCTGGACTCGAAGAAATTCTAAAAGAAGCAGGTATAAGGTTTTTCTTTGTCGATACTCACGGAATTCTATACGCTGATAAGAGACCAAAATACGGAGTATTTGCTCCGATGTACACTAGAAACGGTATAGCATATTTCGGAAGAGATCTAGAAACCTCCAAATCCGTATGGAGTGCTAAAGAAGGATATCCTGGAGATCCTTGGTATAGAGAATTTTATAGAGATCTAGGATATGATGCAGACTACGACTACATAAGACCGTATATACACGAAAGTGGAATAAGATTAATGACAGGCATTAAGTATCACCGAATAACTGGATCAGATGTACCCCTTGATAGGAAAGAGCCTTATGATTATGGTAAGGCCATGGAAAGAGTATGGGAACATGCCAGTAACTTCATATTCAACAGACAAAAACAAATAGAATATTTGTCATCAATAATGGATAGAGAACCTCTTATAGTTTCAATGTATGATGCAGAACTATTCGGACATTGGTGGTTCGAAGGACCTCAATTTATATACGCCGTCGCAAAAAAATGTTGGGAATCAAGAAACTGGGATACTCAAGTAGAGATGATAACACCAGTTGAGTACTTACAAAAGTATCCTAAAAACCAAGTAGCAACACCTCCTATGTGTAGCTGGGGTTACAAAGGATATAATGAATTCTGGCTATCAGGGCCAAACGATTGGATATACAGACATCTACACAAGGCAGACGAAAAAATGATAGAATTAGCAAATAAATTCAAAAATACTCAAGATAAACTAATAGAAAGAGCACTAAATCAAATGGCAAGAGAATTACTACTAGCTCAATCTTCAGATTGGGCTTTTATAATGAGAACAGGAACTACAGTTGAATATGCAGTAAAAAGAACTAAAGATCATATCAATAGACTCTACAAGATCTACGATATGGTTCAATCGGGACACATCGATATAGAATGGCTAAAGTATATCGAATACCTCGATAACATATTCCCAGAAATTGACTTCAGATATTATGCAGATAAGTAG
- a CDS encoding class I SAM-dependent methyltransferase yields MVWFTLTILFLTIIFLSFYYNLWFVGIIFVILNVSLLWTWKLGAAWDPTPMRVINKVLNYLEPKPTDVIYDLGCGDGRFIIEAVKKYNCKAVGIEIDPIRYLITKIRVKKLGLKDKIKVVWADFFKYPINEATIVFCFLTEEANRKLEIKLSKELSYGTIIVSYIWRFYGFQLLNVIDNEIFFYIV; encoded by the coding sequence ATGGTTTGGTTTACTCTTACAATTCTTTTTTTAACAATAATCTTCTTAAGTTTCTATTACAATCTATGGTTTGTAGGTATAATATTTGTAATACTGAATGTATCTCTTTTGTGGACTTGGAAACTTGGGGCTGCTTGGGATCCAACACCCATGAGAGTAATAAACAAAGTATTAAATTACCTTGAACCTAAGCCTACAGATGTGATATATGACCTAGGATGTGGAGATGGTAGGTTCATAATAGAAGCTGTGAAGAAATATAACTGTAAAGCAGTAGGAATAGAAATTGATCCAATAAGGTATCTAATAACAAAAATCAGAGTAAAAAAACTAGGACTTAAAGATAAAATAAAGGTTGTCTGGGCAGATTTTTTCAAATATCCTATTAACGAGGCCACAATAGTTTTTTGCTTTCTAACCGAAGAAGCAAATAGAAAACTAGAAATAAAACTCTCAAAAGAACTTTCATATGGAACAATAATAGTATCATACATTTGGCGATTCTACGGTTTTCAACTACTAAACGTTATTGACAACGAGATATTTTTCTATATAGTCTAG
- the mdh gene encoding malate dehydrogenase, giving the protein MKKITVVGAGNVGGVVANTLVQRGYADVVLIDIDGELAKGKSIDMNQQCAILGSDATVVGGSDYSLTSCSDICVITAGIARKPGMSREELIETNAKIVKEVVENLISFSPNTYIIVVTNPVDTLSYLAYKVSGFDRSRVFGMGGILDTARFKYYIKEKTGYSYNSINCIVLGGHGDEMVPVISSTTISGKPITDIISSEEIDEIVQKTQHGGAEIVRLLKTGSAYYAPGMAVVRMIESIIFDKKEVLPVSVFCKGEYGIEGIFFGLPAKIGSNGIEEIIEIPLSQKEREMLSKSVESVKNTHELLEVIV; this is encoded by the coding sequence ATGAAAAAGATAACGGTAGTTGGTGCTGGTAATGTTGGGGGTGTGGTTGCTAATACTTTAGTACAGAGAGGTTATGCAGATGTTGTATTAATTGACATTGATGGTGAGCTTGCTAAAGGTAAATCTATTGATATGAATCAGCAATGTGCTATATTAGGTTCTGATGCTACAGTAGTTGGTGGTAGTGATTATTCATTAACCTCGTGTAGTGACATTTGTGTGATTACGGCTGGTATTGCTAGGAAACCAGGAATGAGCAGAGAAGAGCTAATTGAGACAAATGCTAAAATAGTAAAAGAGGTAGTAGAGAATTTGATATCGTTTTCTCCTAACACTTACATAATAGTAGTTACAAATCCTGTTGATACACTTTCTTATCTGGCATATAAAGTTTCTGGTTTTGATAGAAGTAGAGTATTTGGAATGGGGGGTATTCTTGATACAGCTAGATTTAAGTATTACATAAAGGAGAAAACAGGTTATTCATATAACAGTATAAACTGTATAGTTTTGGGAGGACATGGTGATGAAATGGTGCCTGTAATATCGTCAACTACTATATCGGGTAAGCCAATAACAGATATTATTAGTAGTGAAGAGATTGATGAGATAGTGCAGAAAACTCAGCATGGAGGAGCAGAGATAGTTAGGTTGCTTAAAACTGGTTCTGCTTACTATGCACCAGGTATGGCTGTTGTAAGAATGATCGAGAGCATAATTTTTGATAAGAAAGAAGTTTTGCCTGTTTCGGTTTTTTGTAAAGGAGAGTATGGAATAGAAGGAATTTTTTTTGGTTTGCCCGCAAAGATAGGTTCGAATGGAATTGAAGAGATAATCGAAATACCTTTGTCTCAAAAGGAAAGAGAAATGCTCAGTAAATCGGTTGAAAGTGTTAAGAATACGCATGAATTGTTAGAAGTTATTGTTTAA
- a CDS encoding aspartate aminotransferase family protein, which yields MNFDQIVSLDKQYILPFYNRFNIGFKKGYGSYLWSYDNKKYLDFTSGIGVLNFGHTKKEIVETIIKQSKKLMSTSNLYYSEERVRLAKSLVEISFDGGVFFSNSGAEANETAIKISRFYGKKISKSKYIILSLTGSFHGRTLGAITATGQRKYQKNLEPLPSGFEYVEYNDVKDLERKFNEDVCAIMLEAIQGEGGVRPLSNEFVEKVKELSQKYNALIIFDEVQTGIGRTGKYFGYQNYDIEPDMITLSKALGGGIPIGATILKRKYFEVCEAGMHASTMGGNQLATSVAYTVVKLLKETDILKCVEKISFALFKELNEFKQRYEFIKDVRGKGFMVGIEFDDRVKVMDVIGSLMNEGVLTLKSGENTLRLLPPLIVKDKEIETFLKAFKKVISSY from the coding sequence ATGAATTTTGATCAAATAGTTTCTCTTGATAAACAGTATATATTACCTTTCTATAACAGGTTTAATATTGGATTTAAGAAGGGGTATGGAAGTTATCTTTGGTCTTACGATAACAAGAAATACTTAGACTTCACGTCTGGAATAGGGGTTTTAAATTTCGGGCATACCAAAAAAGAGATAGTCGAAACTATTATAAAGCAATCAAAAAAGTTAATGTCAACTTCAAACCTTTACTACTCTGAAGAGAGAGTTAGACTTGCTAAGTCTTTAGTTGAAATAAGTTTTGATGGAGGTGTGTTTTTCTCAAATAGTGGTGCCGAGGCGAATGAGACAGCTATAAAAATTTCTAGATTTTATGGTAAAAAGATATCAAAAAGTAAGTACATTATCTTGTCTCTAACTGGTTCATTTCATGGTAGGACTCTAGGTGCTATTACAGCAACAGGACAGAGAAAGTATCAGAAAAATCTAGAACCTTTGCCTAGTGGGTTTGAGTATGTAGAGTATAACGATGTGAAAGATTTAGAAAGGAAATTCAATGAAGATGTGTGTGCTATAATGCTGGAAGCGATACAGGGTGAAGGTGGAGTTAGACCTTTAAGCAATGAATTTGTTGAAAAAGTTAAAGAGCTAAGTCAAAAGTATAATGCACTTATTATTTTTGATGAAGTTCAAACTGGTATAGGTAGGACAGGCAAATATTTTGGATATCAAAATTATGATATAGAGCCTGATATGATAACTCTTTCAAAAGCTTTGGGGGGAGGGATTCCTATCGGAGCAACTATTCTCAAAAGGAAATATTTCGAGGTATGTGAGGCAGGTATGCATGCATCGACTATGGGTGGTAATCAACTTGCTACTTCAGTAGCATATACTGTTGTGAAACTTCTCAAAGAAACGGATATTCTGAAATGTGTAGAAAAGATTAGTTTTGCTTTATTCAAGGAATTGAATGAATTTAAACAGAGATATGAATTTATAAAAGATGTGAGAGGAAAGGGATTTATGGTGGGAATTGAATTTGATGATAGAGTAAAAGTTATGGATGTAATAGGCTCTCTTATGAATGAGGGAGTCTTAACATTAAAGTCAGGAGAAAACACGTTGAGACTTCTTCCACCTTTGATAGTGAAGGATAAAGAAATAGAAACCTTTTTAAAAGCATTCAAAAAGGTTATAAGTTCTTATTAG
- a CDS encoding MlaD family protein: MYKFSFIEKLVGVTIILVLFLLFVLILFLGRANEWFRPYVRYYTILNNVQDVSPGKKIYYKGIVIGKVAEVSIQPDDTFRVDFYIYSEYTNKIKTDTLFIIRSEILGSKRFEIIPGSESTETLKDGEMVYSTDVYEGKVLAKLKGVYSVDEDINKIINDISLISSLLLDYVDKDGEIPRILNSINRVLDNLNIVLARLNSSTLPSVDSVLAKELPSLMKETTSLMDTLNEILKDENVKQTLSNVNRITYDISKVTEDLKNNRGDISNLVRNLEALSRNLNDIILVLKGNK, from the coding sequence ATGTACAAGTTTAGTTTTATAGAAAAGTTAGTTGGAGTTACTATAATTCTCGTTTTATTTTTGCTTTTTGTGTTAATACTCTTTCTAGGCAGAGCAAACGAATGGTTTAGACCTTATGTAAGGTACTATACTATACTAAATAATGTTCAAGATGTATCGCCAGGGAAAAAGATATACTATAAAGGTATAGTTATAGGTAAAGTAGCAGAAGTTTCAATTCAACCTGATGATACATTTAGAGTTGATTTCTATATCTATTCCGAATATACTAACAAGATTAAAACTGATACTCTTTTTATTATAAGATCTGAAATTTTAGGGAGTAAAAGATTTGAGATAATACCTGGTAGTGAAAGTACTGAAACCTTAAAAGATGGTGAGATGGTTTATTCTACCGATGTTTACGAAGGTAAAGTACTTGCAAAGCTTAAAGGTGTATATTCTGTGGATGAGGACATAAACAAGATAATCAACGATATATCGTTGATATCTTCTTTACTTCTCGATTATGTTGATAAGGATGGTGAAATTCCAAGAATATTAAACAGTATTAATAGAGTGCTTGATAATCTTAATATAGTGCTAGCAAGATTAAATAGTAGTACCTTACCTTCAGTTGATAGTGTACTTGCAAAAGAATTACCTTCACTTATGAAAGAAACAACTTCTCTTATGGATACTTTAAACGAAATTTTGAAAGATGAGAATGTAAAACAAACTTTATCAAATGTTAATAGGATAACATATGATATATCAAAAGTTACTGAAGATTTGAAAAACAACAGAGGAGATATTAGCAATCTTGTAAGGAATCTTGAAGCACTTAGCCGTAACCTAAATGATATCATATTAGTGTTGAAAGGAAATAAGTAA
- a CDS encoding uracil-DNA glycosylase: MKEDLDRLYENIRSLVDGEPFYSRLVERFEKSIYKAFRDKEYSNVDSEVPGDIKVEKRLKDHLNDVSEEITKMMKELELEVTRCTRCPLYKGRTKAVPGDGNYNAKLMIIGEAPGYEEDIQGKPFVGRAGQLLTKLLEEIGIKRSNVYITNVVKCRPPNNRIPAQDEVLACRGYLRRQFEIIKPKVVLILGSTSLKAVLGEEKITKVRGEIFDIDGIIFLPTFHPAAVLRDEMNKLPLIREDFQKLKSIISKIS; the protein is encoded by the coding sequence ATGAAAGAAGATTTAGATAGGTTGTATGAAAATATAAGATCTTTGGTTGATGGGGAACCTTTTTATTCAAGATTAGTGGAGAGGTTTGAAAAGAGTATATACAAAGCTTTTAGAGATAAAGAATATTCTAATGTAGATTCTGAAGTGCCTGGAGACATTAAGGTTGAAAAGAGACTGAAAGATCATTTGAATGATGTTAGCGAAGAAATTACAAAGATGATGAAGGAATTAGAATTAGAAGTTACTAGATGTACTAGATGTCCCCTATATAAAGGTAGAACTAAAGCAGTTCCAGGAGATGGGAATTATAATGCTAAACTAATGATAATTGGAGAAGCTCCTGGGTATGAAGAGGATATTCAAGGTAAACCATTTGTTGGTAGAGCAGGACAACTTTTGACTAAGTTACTTGAGGAAATAGGTATAAAGAGGTCAAATGTATATATAACTAATGTTGTTAAATGTAGGCCCCCTAATAATAGAATTCCAGCACAGGATGAAGTTTTGGCTTGTAGAGGTTATTTACGAAGGCAGTTTGAAATTATAAAACCCAAAGTTGTTTTAATATTGGGTAGTACTTCACTCAAGGCAGTTCTAGGTGAAGAGAAAATAACCAAAGTTAGAGGTGAGATATTTGATATTGATGGTATTATATTTTTACCTACTTTTCATCCTGCTGCAGTGTTGAGAGATGAGATGAATAAATTGCCTCTCATAAGAGAAGATTTCCAAAAACTTAAATCTATTATCTCAAAGATATCGTAG